One genomic segment of Diceros bicornis minor isolate mBicDic1 chromosome 13, mDicBic1.mat.cur, whole genome shotgun sequence includes these proteins:
- the SRM gene encoding spermidine synthase: MEPGPDGPAAPGPAAIREGWFRETCSLWPGQALSLQVEQLLHHQRSRYQDILVFRSKTYGNVLVLDGVIQCTERDEFSYQEMIANLPLCSHPNPRKVLIIGGGDGGVLREVVKHPSLESVVQCEIDEDVIQVSKKFLPGMAVGYSSSKLTLHVGDGFEFMKQNQDAFDVIITDSSDPMGPAESLFKESYYQLMRTALKEDGILCCQGECQWLHLDLIKEMRQFCKSLFPVVDYAYCTIPTYPSGQIGFMLCSKNPSTNFREPVQQLTQKQVEQMQLKYYNSDVHQAAFVLPEFARKALNDVS; encoded by the exons ATGGAGCCCGGCCCCGACGGCCCCGCCGCCCCCGGCCCTGCCGCCATCCGCGAGGGCTGGTTCCGCGAGACGTGCAGCCTGTGGCCCGGCCAGGCCCTGTCCCTGCAGGTGGAGcagctgctccaccaccagcGCTCGCGGTACCAGGATATCCTTGTCTTCCGCAG TAAGACCTACGGCAACGTGCTGGTGTTGGACGGCGTCATCCAGTGCACAGAGAGGGATGAGTTCTCCTACCAGGAGATGATAGCCAACCTGCCCCTCTGCAGCCACCCCAACCCCCGCAAG GTGCTGATCATCGGGGGCGGGGACGGGGGCGTCCTGCGGGAGGTGGTGAAGCATCCCTCCCTGGAGTCTGTGGTCCAGTGTGAGATTGACGAG GATGTCATTCAAGTCTCTAAGAAGTTCCTACCGGGCATGGCCGTTGGCTACTCCAGTTCAAAGCTGACCCTACATGTGGGCGACGGTTTTGAGTTCATGAAACAGAACCAGGACGCCTTTGATGTCATCATCACTGACTCCTCAGACCCCATGG GCCCTGCTGAGAGTCTCTTCAAGGAGTCCTATTACCAGCTCATGAGGACGGCCCTCAAGGAGGACGGCATCCTCTGCTGCCAGG GCGAGTGTCAGTGGCTGCACCTGGACCTCATCAAGGAGATGCGGCAGTTCTGCAAGTCGCTCTTCCCTGTGGTGGACTACGCGTACTGCACCATCCCCACCTACCCCAGCGGCCAGATCGGCTTCATGCTGTGCAGCAAAAATCCC agcaccAACTTCCGGGAGCCCGTGCAGCAGCTGACGCAGAAGCAGGTGGAGCAGATGCAGCTGAAATACTACAACTCCGACGTGCACCAGGCAGCCTTTGTCCTGCCTGAGTTTGCCCGCAAG GCCCTGAACGATGTGAGCTGA